The following proteins come from a genomic window of Bacillus sp. Marseille-P3661:
- a CDS encoding 2Fe-2S iron-sulfur cluster binding domain-containing protein: MESFKVIINKKVITCYPSETLLNASQRQFGGIFIGCKGGGCGLCKIKVSSGETADAGNWSKSALADEEYNRGYRLACQCKPVTNMTIETCRESNKIVRKSTTTK; the protein is encoded by the coding sequence ATGGAGAGTTTTAAAGTTATTATTAACAAAAAAGTAATAACATGTTACCCATCTGAAACTTTGCTTAATGCATCCCAACGTCAATTTGGAGGCATCTTTATAGGGTGTAAAGGCGGTGGCTGTGGCTTGTGTAAGATTAAGGTAAGCAGCGGTGAAACAGCAGATGCCGGAAATTGGTCAAAATCTGCATTAGCGGACGAAGAGTATAATCGTGGCTACCGGCTAGCATGTCAGTGTAAACCGGTCACAAATATGACGATCGAAACATGCAGGGAATCAAATAAAATAGTAAGAAAATCAACTACAACAAAATAG
- a CDS encoding catechol 2,3-dioxygenase, giving the protein MAIMRLGRVELRCPNWEKSIEYYKNVIGLHETAREEDKVYLKAWDEHDHHSVILKKSDCAGLEHLAFKCEFASDLDLYEEKLNNYGITTERVPKGTRIAEGEAVRFKLPTGQVMELYHEIEVVGNGLPLVNPDPWPEGLKGIHPTRLDHLLVSGDDVDGTVKLFIDIFDFHASERLVGGENNEQNLAVWLFKTNTAHDIAVIKGPEGKLHHVAFWLDEFVELRNAADIMSRNDVMIDAGPTRHGITRGTTIYFFDPSGNRNEVFCGGYITYPDSPTITWTEDTIGKAIFYFERELNERFTSVFS; this is encoded by the coding sequence ATGGCGATTATGAGATTGGGAAGAGTAGAGCTGCGCTGTCCAAACTGGGAAAAGTCAATAGAATATTACAAAAATGTAATAGGTCTGCATGAGACGGCCCGTGAGGAAGATAAAGTATATTTAAAAGCTTGGGATGAGCATGATCATCATAGTGTCATTTTAAAGAAATCGGATTGTGCTGGACTTGAACATTTAGCGTTCAAATGCGAATTTGCCTCTGATTTAGATTTATATGAAGAGAAATTGAATAATTATGGAATAACAACAGAGCGTGTTCCTAAAGGCACTCGGATTGCAGAGGGTGAAGCGGTTCGTTTTAAACTGCCAACTGGTCAGGTTATGGAACTGTATCATGAAATTGAAGTAGTTGGAAATGGTTTACCCCTAGTAAATCCTGATCCGTGGCCTGAGGGGTTAAAAGGAATTCACCCAACACGTTTAGATCATTTACTAGTTTCAGGCGATGATGTTGATGGAACTGTCAAATTATTTATCGATATATTTGACTTTCATGCAAGTGAACGGTTAGTTGGTGGCGAAAATAATGAACAAAACTTGGCTGTATGGTTGTTCAAAACAAATACAGCCCATGATATTGCTGTTATTAAAGGTCCTGAAGGGAAATTACACCATGTCGCCTTCTGGTTAGATGAATTTGTTGAGTTACGTAATGCAGCAGACATCATGTCAAGAAATGATGTTATGATAGATGCTGGACCGACCCGCCATGGCATTACGAGAGGTACAACTATTTACTTCTTTGACCCGTCAGGAAACAGGAATGAAGTGTTCTGTGGGGGTTATATCACGTATCCTGATTCCCCAACAATTACATGGACTGAAGATACAATCGGTAAAGCGATTTTCTATTTTGAACGAGAACTAAATGAAAGATTTACGTCTGTTTTTTCTTAA